One Lysinibacillus fusiformis genomic window carries:
- a CDS encoding dipeptide epimerase, with the protein MKIKNIKVAKVEAPLITPFKTALRTVHRIHNIAVYVDTDEGQIGIGEAAPTAVITGETLGSITHAIENYIKPAIMGLDIEEIAQIMERLDKSIYHNTSAKAAVDMAIYDLFAQHFQAPLYKLLGGYRKELTTDITISVNELEEMVRDSVAAKARGFHILKVKVGKDPIGDVKRVVAIRQAVGPDISIRVDANQGWTPKQAVRIIGALEDAGTNIELVEQPVHYNDLAGMQYVTANTLTNILADESVFSAKDAFTIIEKRAADLINIKLMKTGGIHQAHQICQIAEANGISCMIGCMLETKISVSAAAHFAASQKNITMVDLDGPGLCLKDPISGGPIFENERITMTDAVGIGFTI; encoded by the coding sequence ATGAAAATAAAAAACATTAAGGTCGCTAAGGTGGAAGCTCCACTTATCACACCATTTAAAACTGCGCTTCGGACGGTACATCGTATTCACAATATTGCTGTCTATGTTGATACCGATGAGGGACAAATAGGTATTGGCGAAGCGGCGCCAACAGCAGTCATTACTGGCGAAACACTAGGCTCTATTACACATGCTATTGAAAATTATATCAAGCCCGCCATTATGGGGCTGGATATAGAAGAAATCGCCCAGATTATGGAACGATTAGACAAAAGTATTTACCATAATACCAGTGCCAAAGCTGCGGTGGATATGGCGATTTATGATTTATTTGCACAGCACTTTCAAGCGCCATTGTATAAATTATTAGGTGGTTACCGCAAGGAACTAACGACTGACATTACGATTAGTGTGAATGAATTGGAAGAAATGGTGAGGGATAGTGTAGCAGCTAAAGCGCGCGGTTTCCACATTCTAAAGGTCAAGGTTGGGAAGGACCCGATTGGAGATGTGAAGCGCGTGGTTGCAATTCGGCAAGCTGTTGGGCCAGACATTTCAATACGCGTGGATGCCAATCAAGGTTGGACGCCAAAGCAAGCGGTACGCATTATTGGTGCTCTTGAGGATGCAGGTACCAATATAGAATTAGTGGAGCAACCTGTACATTATAACGATCTAGCTGGTATGCAATATGTGACAGCTAATACGTTGACGAATATTTTGGCAGATGAAAGTGTATTCTCCGCCAAAGATGCTTTCACCATTATCGAAAAGCGTGCAGCAGATTTGATTAATATCAAACTCATGAAAACAGGGGGTATTCATCAAGCGCACCAGATTTGTCAGATAGCAGAGGCCAATGGCATTTCATGTATGATTGGTTGCATGTTGGAAACAAAAATTAGCGTTAGTGCGGCAGCTCATTTTGCGGCATCACAAAAAAATATAACAATGGTAGATCTAGACGGACCTGGTTTATGTTTGAAAGATCCTATTTCAGGTGGTCCAATTTTTGAAAACGAACGAATTACAATGACGGATGCAGTTGGAATAGGATTTACAATATAA
- a CDS encoding peptide ABC transporter substrate-binding protein: MKKYWFLLVCLIALLCTACSNDSSDEKKSEYRVVYSGEIKTLNYLKTSETNEFAVAANLVDGLIEYDKYGVVQPGLAKEWSSNEDATVWTFKLRDDVKWVTHDGKEYADLVAQDFVDGLNYVLDAKNESSTVWSATVVKNGEAFYNGDITDFSKVGIKATDKHTVEYTLEAPTPYFLSMLNYVCFFPVNGEFLAEKGGKFGTTREDFLYNGAYILDKFEPQNERVLVKNDTYWDKDNVLIDRIRYKYNKEAATVAPELFLRGEVDSASIPTSIIDEWFNDDKKKSQVRQTQNNFYTYFYALNFDPQFDAEYEPDNWKIVVNNRDFRKSLYHALDRVSAMLTVEPYNPQDMLSNTVTPRNFVDVAGVDYTLLAPLEPITSSDSFNKDLALEFKEKAKAALDGKATFPVKVLMPYNSGSPDWANRTQVLEQQIEKLLGADYVDIIVEAGPSTGFLSEVRRPGKFALLEANWGPDYADPSTYTEPFSVDGTYNKPELAEGYKEANGKTTYQNLIDEAKATIDTAERYDLFAKAESFLIEEAFVIPYAVGGSGYVASKLNPFEAQYSPFGVTSEKFKGQKILDKPMSNDEFKEALAKWEQERAEALVNATK; the protein is encoded by the coding sequence ATGAAAAAGTATTGGTTTCTTTTAGTGTGTCTTATCGCCTTACTTTGTACAGCATGTAGTAATGATTCCTCAGATGAAAAAAAATCAGAATACCGAGTAGTCTATTCAGGTGAAATTAAAACCTTAAACTATCTCAAAACTTCTGAAACTAATGAGTTTGCTGTTGCGGCTAATTTAGTCGATGGGTTGATCGAATATGATAAGTATGGTGTTGTACAACCAGGCTTAGCAAAAGAATGGTCTTCAAATGAAGATGCAACCGTGTGGACTTTTAAGCTTCGAGATGACGTAAAATGGGTAACCCATGACGGCAAAGAGTACGCAGATTTAGTGGCACAAGATTTTGTGGACGGCTTAAACTATGTGCTTGATGCCAAAAATGAATCGTCAACTGTATGGAGTGCAACCGTTGTGAAAAATGGTGAAGCGTTCTATAACGGGGATATAACTGATTTCTCAAAAGTTGGTATAAAGGCAACCGACAAACATACAGTAGAGTATACTTTAGAAGCACCTACACCCTATTTCCTCTCTATGCTGAACTACGTATGCTTCTTCCCAGTTAATGGTGAGTTTTTAGCTGAAAAAGGCGGAAAATTCGGAACAACACGTGAAGATTTCCTTTATAACGGTGCTTATATTTTAGACAAGTTTGAACCTCAAAATGAGCGTGTCCTTGTTAAAAACGATACGTACTGGGATAAAGATAATGTGCTGATCGACCGTATCCGCTATAAATATAACAAAGAAGCAGCAACTGTAGCGCCAGAACTATTCTTACGTGGTGAAGTAGATTCTGCAAGCATTCCAACCTCCATCATTGATGAATGGTTTAATGATGACAAGAAAAAATCGCAGGTTCGTCAAACTCAAAACAATTTCTATACGTATTTTTATGCGTTAAACTTTGATCCGCAATTCGACGCTGAGTATGAACCAGATAATTGGAAGATTGTTGTCAATAATAGAGACTTCCGAAAATCACTTTATCATGCGCTGGATCGCGTTTCAGCCATGTTAACAGTAGAGCCATATAATCCACAGGACATGCTTAGTAACACGGTTACACCGAGAAACTTTGTAGATGTTGCTGGGGTCGATTACACACTACTAGCCCCATTAGAACCTATTACAAGTAGTGATTCCTTTAATAAAGATCTAGCACTAGAATTTAAGGAAAAAGCGAAGGCTGCACTTGATGGGAAAGCGACCTTCCCAGTGAAAGTATTAATGCCCTATAACTCAGGTAGTCCTGATTGGGCAAACCGTACACAAGTGCTTGAACAGCAAATCGAAAAATTATTAGGCGCTGATTATGTTGATATTATCGTAGAAGCTGGTCCTTCCACAGGCTTTTTATCAGAAGTACGCCGCCCAGGTAAATTTGCGTTACTTGAAGCGAACTGGGGTCCAGACTATGCCGATCCATCCACATACACAGAGCCATTCAGTGTCGATGGCACATATAACAAACCAGAATTAGCAGAGGGCTATAAAGAAGCCAATGGCAAAACAACATATCAAAATTTAATCGATGAAGCAAAAGCAACAATTGATACAGCTGAACGCTATGACCTATTTGCAAAAGCAGAAAGTTTTTTAATTGAAGAAGCATTTGTCATTCCATATGCAGTAGGTGGTAGTGGTTATGTCGCTTCAAAATTAAACCCATTTGAAGCACAGTACTCGCCATTTGGTGTAACATCTGAAAAATTCAAAGGTCAGAAAATTTTAGATAAGCCAATGAGTAATGATGAGTTCAAAGAAGCTTTAGCAAAGTGGGAGCAAGAACGTGCTGAGGCCTTAGTCAATGCAACAAAATAA
- a CDS encoding ABC transporter permease yields MLWYIGKRLLQSVFTLFIIITIVFSLLRLMPEEGYLGAAAEKMSPAQQEVYLTNLGLRDPLPVQLGDFYANLLHGDLGKSVTYRTDVPVVVIIADKIIYSLLFGLGAVALSLIIGVPLGILMAQMKGRWLDRLGTGYIVFVVAVPAAVYYLVIQMYVTEIFRLPMLFDEYQPITWILPLLSMALAPTASYAMWMRRYMVDELNKDYIKLARAKGVKERTLMFSHVLRNAFIPMAQYLPATILFTITGSIYIESLYSIPGMGGLLVDAIQRQDNTIVQGLVLVFSSLGIIGLILGDIAMALVDPRIKLGKGESVR; encoded by the coding sequence ATGTTGTGGTATATCGGAAAACGATTGTTACAATCAGTATTCACACTTTTTATCATTATCACGATTGTTTTTTCATTACTGCGTTTAATGCCTGAAGAAGGTTATTTAGGAGCAGCAGCAGAAAAAATGTCACCCGCTCAACAGGAAGTGTATTTAACTAATTTAGGTTTAAGAGATCCATTGCCTGTTCAATTAGGGGATTTTTATGCAAATTTATTGCACGGAGATCTGGGCAAATCAGTTACATATCGTACAGATGTACCGGTTGTCGTGATCATCGCAGATAAAATTATTTATTCGTTACTGTTTGGACTAGGGGCCGTTGCGCTATCACTCATTATCGGTGTGCCACTTGGCATTTTAATGGCGCAAATGAAAGGGCGCTGGCTCGATCGTTTAGGAACAGGATACATTGTCTTCGTTGTTGCTGTTCCGGCAGCGGTATATTACTTAGTTATTCAAATGTATGTGACAGAAATCTTCCGTCTGCCGATGCTCTTTGATGAATATCAGCCAATTACCTGGATATTGCCGCTACTCTCCATGGCCTTAGCACCGACGGCTTCCTACGCAATGTGGATGCGTCGTTATATGGTGGATGAACTAAATAAGGACTATATAAAGCTAGCACGTGCTAAAGGTGTGAAAGAGCGGACTTTAATGTTTAGCCATGTATTACGCAATGCCTTTATTCCGATGGCGCAGTACTTACCTGCAACCATTCTATTTACGATTACTGGTTCTATTTATATTGAATCCTTGTATTCCATTCCTGGGATGGGAGGCTTACTCGTTGATGCCATCCAGCGACAGGATAATACCATTGTCCAAGGACTTGTCCTTGTTTTCTCATCACTTGGAATCATCGGTCTGATTTTAGGTGATATCGCCATGGCACTTGTTGATCCACGTATTAAATTAGGCAAAGGGGAGAGTGTACGTTAA
- a CDS encoding ABC transporter permease encodes MSIYTEEINNISDKSREALFQFAEVGDSKAEETAYSNYSYWRSTWQSFLKNRLAVFLLVAVCMIVAFTILQPYFPQQKSPTEIYLDDQTGLQARNIAPNAEFWFGTNSIGQDLWSRIWAGTRTSLLIGCVVALVEAIVGITIGTLWGFSRKLEVPITQLYNVVDNIPTTIVLILMSYILRPSISTIIIAMCITGWVEMARFIRNQIVILRDREYNLASKCLGTPDYRIILKNLLPYLISVIMLRMSLAIPFAIGAEVFLTYIGLGLPISEPSLGNLINEGRVLMMSPDLRYQLIFPSIVLSVITIAFYIIGNSFADAADPKNHV; translated from the coding sequence ATGAGTATATATACAGAAGAAATTAATAATATCTCAGACAAGTCGCGTGAAGCGCTGTTTCAGTTTGCAGAAGTTGGGGACAGCAAAGCCGAAGAAACAGCCTACTCCAATTATTCCTATTGGCGTTCGACATGGCAATCCTTTTTGAAAAATCGCTTGGCGGTCTTTTTATTAGTTGCGGTTTGTATGATCGTGGCGTTTACCATCCTGCAACCGTACTTCCCACAGCAAAAATCACCAACTGAAATCTATCTGGATGACCAAACAGGCTTACAAGCTCGCAATATTGCCCCGAACGCTGAATTTTGGTTTGGGACAAACTCAATCGGTCAGGATTTATGGTCGCGCATTTGGGCAGGAACACGTACTTCGTTATTAATTGGCTGTGTTGTCGCATTGGTTGAAGCCATCGTTGGCATTACAATTGGTACACTTTGGGGCTTCTCTCGTAAGCTCGAAGTGCCGATTACGCAGCTCTATAATGTGGTGGATAATATCCCTACAACGATTGTCCTGATTTTAATGTCCTATATTTTGCGTCCGAGTATTTCGACCATCATCATTGCCATGTGTATCACGGGTTGGGTGGAAATGGCGCGCTTCATTCGCAATCAAATTGTGATATTACGGGACCGCGAGTACAACTTAGCTTCTAAATGTTTAGGTACGCCTGACTACCGCATTATTTTAAAGAATCTATTACCTTATTTAATCTCTGTCATTATGCTCCGGATGAGCCTCGCGATTCCTTTTGCGATTGGTGCAGAAGTATTTTTAACATATATTGGGCTAGGGCTACCAATCAGTGAACCGTCTTTAGGAAATTTAATCAATGAAGGTCGCGTATTGATGATGTCACCAGATCTACGTTATCAGCTGATTTTTCCAAGTATTGTATTGAGTGTTATTACGATTGCCTTTTATATTATTGGCAATTCATTTGCGGATGCAGCAGATCCAAAAAATCACGTATAA
- a CDS encoding ABC transporter ATP-binding protein: MEAELTKSRILSIENLVIKFTLRGQILTAIRDISLALYKGESLAIVGESGSGKSVLVKSVMGLLDKNGYIEQGQIIYNSMDLAQFKTEQEWLQIRGKEVAMVIQDPMTSLNPLKTIGKQIEECVVLHQGLKGKAAYEETLKLLSDVGIYDVEKRYKQYPHEFSGGMRQRIVIAIALACHPKILICDEPTTALDVTIQAQILQLLKNLQQKYGLTTVYITHDLGVVAKVADRIAVMYAGDVIEVGAAHEVFFNSQHPYTWALISSLPQLGLKGEQLYSIKGTPPNLFKEIKGDAFAPRNPYALKIDYEERPPFFQVSDTHFARTWLLDPRAPKVELPETLQAFFEQGRQYAND; this comes from the coding sequence ATGGAAGCGGAACTTACAAAGTCCCGAATATTATCGATTGAAAACTTAGTCATTAAATTTACACTTCGAGGTCAGATCCTAACGGCCATTCGTGACATCTCCCTTGCGTTATATAAAGGTGAAAGCCTTGCAATTGTTGGCGAATCGGGCTCAGGAAAATCAGTCCTTGTGAAATCCGTAATGGGTTTGCTCGACAAAAACGGTTATATTGAGCAAGGTCAAATTATATACAATAGTATGGACTTAGCGCAATTTAAAACAGAGCAAGAGTGGTTGCAAATACGAGGAAAAGAGGTCGCGATGGTAATACAGGATCCCATGACATCCTTAAATCCGCTCAAAACGATTGGGAAGCAAATTGAGGAATGTGTAGTTTTACACCAAGGCTTAAAGGGCAAAGCCGCTTATGAAGAAACACTTAAACTACTAAGTGATGTCGGCATTTATGATGTTGAGAAACGCTATAAACAGTACCCTCATGAATTTTCTGGTGGGATGCGGCAACGTATTGTCATTGCGATTGCACTTGCCTGTCATCCGAAAATATTAATTTGCGATGAACCTACGACTGCACTCGATGTCACGATCCAAGCACAAATTTTGCAGCTATTAAAAAATCTACAGCAGAAATATGGACTTACTACCGTTTATATTACGCATGATTTAGGCGTTGTGGCAAAAGTCGCAGATCGTATCGCGGTCATGTACGCAGGCGATGTGATCGAAGTGGGCGCCGCACATGAAGTCTTCTTTAATAGCCAGCATCCTTATACATGGGCACTCATTTCATCATTACCACAGCTAGGATTAAAGGGGGAACAGCTCTATTCCATCAAAGGTACCCCGCCAAATTTGTTCAAAGAAATAAAGGGTGATGCGTTCGCTCCACGAAATCCATATGCATTAAAGATTGACTACGAGGAACGACCACCATTTTTTCAAGTGAGCGACACACACTTTGCACGAACATGGCTACTGGATCCTCGCGCACCAAAAGTAGAGCTTCCTGAAACATTACAAGCATTCTTTGAACAGGGGAGGCAATACGCGAATGACTAA
- a CDS encoding ATP-binding cassette domain-containing protein, translating into MTNKEVLLEVKNLKIVFGKCKSKFVAIDDVSFEIFKGETFGLVGESGSGKTTIGRAIMRINEVNEGQILYHGTPINGKISKDWDREITQKIQMIFQDPMASLNERAKVDYIISEGLFNTKNFTSEEDRQLKVQKALLNVGLLPDFASRFPHEFSGGQRQRIGIARALVMEPEFIIADEPISALDVSIRAQVLNLLSNLQQQNNLTYLFIAHDLSIVRFITDRTAVIYKGNIVELAETETLFSNPIHPYTRALLSAVPEPNPYKERDKVVEIYDPTQHRYDKYPPSFVEMEEGHFVLANEEEIENYRTTRKMGV; encoded by the coding sequence ATGACTAATAAAGAAGTATTACTAGAAGTAAAAAACTTAAAGATTGTGTTCGGTAAATGCAAAAGTAAATTTGTAGCTATTGACGATGTCAGCTTTGAGATTTTTAAAGGTGAAACATTTGGATTAGTAGGGGAATCAGGCTCAGGGAAAACAACTATTGGCCGTGCCATCATGCGTATTAATGAAGTAAACGAGGGACAGATTTTGTACCATGGAACGCCCATTAACGGCAAAATATCTAAAGACTGGGATCGTGAAATTACGCAAAAAATCCAAATGATTTTCCAGGACCCGATGGCATCGCTTAATGAACGAGCAAAGGTAGATTATATTATCTCAGAAGGTCTCTTCAATACGAAAAACTTTACAAGTGAGGAAGACCGACAACTCAAGGTGCAAAAGGCACTATTGAATGTTGGCTTACTACCTGATTTTGCCTCTCGTTTTCCACATGAATTTTCAGGCGGTCAGCGTCAACGCATTGGCATTGCACGTGCATTAGTGATGGAGCCAGAGTTTATCATTGCAGATGAACCGATTTCGGCCTTAGACGTATCAATACGGGCACAAGTTTTAAATTTGCTGTCAAACTTACAACAGCAAAATAACTTAACGTATTTATTCATTGCACATGACTTATCCATCGTGCGCTTTATTACAGATCGTACAGCGGTTATTTATAAAGGCAATATCGTTGAATTAGCGGAAACAGAAACGTTATTTTCTAATCCCATCCATCCGTATACACGTGCACTATTATCCGCTGTACCGGAGCCAAATCCGTACAAGGAACGTGATAAGGTAGTTGAAATCTATGATCCCACGCAGCATCGCTATGACAAATATCCACCTTCATTTGTGGAAATGGAGGAGGGCCATTTCGTCCTAGCAAATGAAGAGGAAATTGAAAATTACCGAACGACACGAAAAATGGGGGTTTGA
- a CDS encoding S66 peptidase family protein codes for MKIPKALKKGDTIALISASGATPPGKLFPAIESVKKLGFKVVVGETCRARHGYLAGSDELRASEVNQMFRDPSIDGIFCIRGGYGATKILPFLDYDMIQANPKVFAGYSDVTALHIAFNQKCDFVTYHSPMPSTEFIQSDMDDYTWDCFINRVIATERSGLLLENPPAQSMTTLVTGEATGQLVGGNLTLVTASLGTPYEIETQGKILFLEDIDENEQRIDRMLTQLKLAGKLDAVAGILLGAWTNCGPENPEQPDNSLSLQTIFNEILVPLKKPIVMDITCGHCLPTMTLPLGRTITVNAKTHMIKVVG; via the coding sequence ATGAAAATACCAAAAGCATTAAAAAAAGGCGACACAATTGCGCTAATTAGTGCCTCAGGTGCAACACCGCCTGGTAAATTGTTTCCAGCGATTGAAAGTGTGAAGAAGCTTGGTTTTAAAGTAGTCGTAGGGGAAACATGTCGGGCAAGACATGGCTACTTAGCAGGGTCAGATGAACTTCGTGCCTCTGAAGTCAACCAAATGTTCCGTGACCCTAGTATTGACGGCATTTTCTGTATTCGTGGCGGTTATGGTGCAACAAAAATTCTTCCATTCCTTGATTATGATATGATCCAAGCAAATCCTAAGGTATTTGCAGGTTATAGCGATGTGACAGCACTCCATATTGCGTTTAACCAAAAATGTGACTTTGTAACATACCATTCGCCGATGCCATCTACGGAATTTATTCAATCGGATATGGATGATTATACATGGGATTGTTTTATCAACCGTGTAATAGCAACTGAACGTAGTGGGCTGCTACTTGAAAATCCACCAGCTCAGTCTATGACAACGCTAGTCACAGGAGAAGCTACTGGACAGCTGGTCGGAGGAAACTTAACATTAGTCACTGCATCACTTGGAACCCCTTATGAAATTGAGACACAGGGCAAGATTTTATTTTTAGAAGATATAGATGAAAACGAACAACGAATAGACCGCATGCTTACACAGTTAAAATTGGCTGGTAAGCTTGACGCAGTAGCAGGAATATTATTAGGCGCTTGGACAAATTGTGGTCCAGAAAACCCAGAGCAGCCAGATAATAGCTTATCGCTCCAAACTATTTTTAATGAAATTTTAGTGCCACTTAAAAAACCAATTGTCATGGATATTACTTGTGGTCACTGCTTACCAACGATGACACTACCATTAGGTCGGACAATTACCGTTAATGCAAAGACGCACATGATTAAAGTTGTAGGGTAG
- a CDS encoding serine hydrolase: MKHMIRQLLQETPYNVHMIVKDLRTDETFICERPDAVFSSASLIKVPILLAVLHHVQSNQGSLHQVLTITPEDWVDFSGISEQQLVSTTIYELLVWMIITSDNTATNVLINYIGMDALNRYFREIGLTHTILQRKMMDFERLANGVDNVTTTRDMAHIFTHIYRQDLLMPSFSALAIDILSRQRVHDLLRRYLVDDVRIAHKTGGLDAVDHDVGIVYGDSKDYLIGVFVTEVTNNQDARQLIGRISKVVYEYLVQQKGALT; the protein is encoded by the coding sequence ATGAAGCATATGATTCGGCAACTACTACAAGAAACTCCCTATAACGTGCATATGATTGTCAAAGATTTAAGGACAGATGAAACCTTCATCTGTGAGCGACCCGATGCTGTATTTTCTAGTGCAAGTCTCATAAAAGTCCCTATACTTTTGGCTGTGCTACATCATGTACAATCCAATCAGGGATCGTTACATCAAGTGTTGACGATAACCCCGGAGGACTGGGTCGATTTTAGTGGTATCAGCGAACAACAATTAGTATCAACTACCATTTATGAGTTACTGGTGTGGATGATTATTACTAGCGATAATACGGCAACCAATGTGCTGATTAACTATATTGGTATGGATGCATTGAATCGTTATTTTCGTGAAATCGGTCTGACGCATACAATATTGCAGCGCAAGATGATGGACTTCGAACGGCTGGCAAATGGCGTTGATAATGTTACGACAACTCGAGATATGGCCCATATTTTTACACATATTTATCGTCAAGATTTATTAATGCCATCGTTTAGTGCACTGGCAATTGATATCTTGAGTCGCCAGCGTGTCCACGATTTACTCAGACGTTATCTAGTAGATGATGTCAGAATAGCCCATAAAACAGGGGGGCTTGATGCAGTTGATCATGATGTCGGCATTGTTTACGGCGATTCAAAAGATTATCTAATTGGTGTTTTTGTCACAGAAGTCACGAATAATCAAGATGCAAGGCAACTAATTGGTCGCATATCGAAGGTCGTTTATGAGTACCTGGTACAACAGAAAGGGGCGTTAACATGA
- a CDS encoding C40 family peptidase yields MNAIVTSMIANLYAEPNGTSELIDELLYGMPVQIMEELDDYWVRIQTTYQYEGYCRKVNLLLDNVKTSAWCLEASYVIRQSFADILQHPRIQSSKLMTLVRGSIVRYLQEEELDSEWAVIQLATGERGYLRKKWLSEKIADNSLSEQDFRENVVQTALSYLTTPYRWGGKSPLGIDCSGLCSMAYMLNGVLIFRDAKIIEGFPIKEIALDQMQKGDLLYFPGHVALYLGDSLYVHSSLDGNEVTINSLNEQHPLYRKDLATTITAVGSYFTD; encoded by the coding sequence ATGAATGCCATTGTCACGTCGATGATTGCTAATCTGTATGCAGAACCGAATGGAACATCTGAGCTAATTGATGAATTATTATACGGAATGCCTGTGCAAATCATGGAAGAGTTAGATGATTATTGGGTGCGTATACAAACAACCTATCAGTATGAGGGCTATTGTAGAAAAGTGAATTTACTGCTAGATAATGTGAAAACGAGTGCTTGGTGTCTTGAGGCATCGTATGTGATTCGTCAAAGTTTTGCAGATATTTTACAACATCCTCGCATTCAAAGCTCGAAATTAATGACACTTGTGAGAGGTTCAATCGTACGCTATTTACAAGAGGAAGAACTAGACTCAGAATGGGCTGTCATTCAATTAGCAACAGGAGAAAGGGGCTATTTACGTAAAAAATGGCTAAGTGAAAAAATTGCGGACAACAGCCTGTCAGAACAAGATTTTCGGGAAAACGTGGTGCAAACGGCACTTAGTTATTTAACAACACCCTACCGCTGGGGTGGAAAATCGCCACTGGGTATTGATTGCTCGGGACTATGTTCAATGGCGTATATGTTAAATGGGGTATTGATTTTTCGAGACGCCAAAATTATTGAGGGCTTTCCGATAAAGGAAATCGCGCTTGACCAAATGCAAAAAGGCGATTTATTGTACTTCCCAGGCCATGTCGCACTGTATCTTGGTGACAGCCTGTATGTGCACTCATCACTTGACGGTAATGAAGTAACTATAAATAGCCTAAATGAGCAACACCCGCTTTACCGGAAAGACTTAGCGACGACAATTACCGCGGTCGGGAGTTATTTCACGGATTAA
- a CDS encoding ATP-binding cassette domain-containing protein: MQQGNKIGIIGEEGKGKSTLLNSFTMNN; encoded by the coding sequence ATCCAACAGGGAAATAAAATCGGCATCATCGGAGAAGAGGGAAAAGGCAAAAGCACCTTACTAAATTCATTTACGATGAACAATTGA
- a CDS encoding glucosaminidase domain-containing protein, whose product MKLLKNLMKGILIFIAVIGISIFMIIQLFDTMFNRETTEPEYVEEGPTTEEFIGTIAETARKLGAENDLYASVMIAQAILESQNGQSGLGSAPNNNLFGMKGKFQNDSVTLETSEDDGSGNMSTVMAEFRKYPSYADSMRDYVKLLRNGVSWNKDFYTGVFKSETQSYADATKFLTGSYATDSKYNEKLNLLIAKYDLQQYDSPVKNKKTITVADGDSLMHIAEAHNVNVTSLKQWNQLRSDRLEAGQQLNIYQY is encoded by the coding sequence ATGAAATTATTAAAAAACTTGATGAAAGGTATACTGATATTCATAGCTGTTATCGGTATATCGATTTTCATGATTATACAACTGTTTGATACTATGTTTAATAGAGAGACAACTGAGCCCGAATATGTCGAAGAAGGGCCAACTACGGAGGAATTCATCGGCACTATTGCCGAAACTGCACGTAAACTTGGTGCAGAAAATGATTTATACGCCTCTGTTATGATTGCGCAAGCTATATTAGAAAGCCAAAATGGGCAAAGTGGTCTAGGTTCAGCACCTAATAATAATTTATTTGGTATGAAAGGCAAGTTTCAAAACGACTCTGTAACACTTGAAACCTCTGAAGATGATGGTTCTGGTAATATGTCTACCGTAATGGCTGAGTTCCGAAAATATCCTTCCTATGCAGACTCCATGAGAGACTATGTAAAGTTACTGCGCAATGGGGTGTCATGGAACAAGGATTTTTATACGGGTGTCTTTAAGAGCGAGACACAGTCCTATGCGGACGCAACAAAATTTTTAACAGGTTCCTATGCGACAGATTCAAAATACAATGAAAAGCTTAATTTGCTTATTGCGAAATATGACTTGCAACAATACGACAGCCCCGTCAAAAACAAAAAAACCATTACGGTTGCAGACGGTGACTCACTCATGCATATTGCAGAGGCCCATAATGTGAATGTGACATCCCTCAAGCAATGGAATCAGCTTAGATCTGATCGATTAGAAGCAGGTCAACAGTTAAATATCTATCAATACTAA
- a CDS encoding GntR family transcriptional regulator has protein sequence MQIIISNSSKEPIYEQIYAQIKRLILTGELQEGQSLPSMRQLAKDLEISVITTKRAYEELEKNGFIYSIVGKGSFISEQNTEMMKERKMKVIEEKLLVAIQNAKEMDITLAELKEMLTLLYTEDE, from the coding sequence ATGCAAATTATTATTTCAAACAGTTCCAAAGAGCCGATATATGAACAAATTTATGCTCAAATTAAAAGACTTATTTTAACGGGCGAATTACAAGAAGGTCAATCACTACCTTCTATGCGCCAACTTGCAAAAGATCTAGAAATCAGTGTTATTACAACAAAACGCGCTTATGAAGAACTTGAGAAAAATGGATTTATCTATTCCATTGTTGGCAAAGGTTCATTCATCTCGGAACAAAATACGGAGATGATGAAGGAAAGAAAGATGAAAGTTATCGAAGAAAAGCTATTGGTTGCCATTCAAAATGCTAAAGAAATGGACATTACCTTAGCAGAACTAAAGGAAATGCTGACATTATTGTATACGGAGGATGAATGA